In Deltaproteobacteria bacterium HGW-Deltaproteobacteria-6, one genomic interval encodes:
- a CDS encoding amino acid-binding protein — MKKSAVLIILLMIFALGICGCSKKEEETSMIKVAVCPTSPPNMFEENGKYQGLDLELFEGFCKARGFKYSITSYDWQGMLGAVIGKQADVAFSAISITDKRKEVMDFSKPYMDNTWNLVSLKSRNIVIKDLAEIKKYSIGYPRGMAYSGFIKDKWEPQGVYKLIDVKLYPTYNEVLADLKNGKLDLAFVEGGVSMVYKKKMDIQDSYVLTGFDVFGFAFPKGSSLRENFDRYLTELGPVKLKAIIDKWMK, encoded by the coding sequence ATGAAAAAATCAGCTGTTTTAATTATTCTTTTGATGATTTTCGCTCTGGGAATTTGCGGTTGCAGCAAAAAAGAAGAAGAAACCTCCATGATTAAAGTCGCCGTCTGCCCGACATCGCCGCCGAATATGTTTGAAGAAAACGGAAAGTACCAGGGGCTTGACCTGGAATTATTTGAGGGCTTCTGCAAGGCCCGGGGATTTAAGTATTCGATCACCTCTTACGACTGGCAGGGCATGCTGGGAGCGGTGATCGGAAAACAGGCCGACGTTGCCTTTTCGGCCATCTCGATTACCGACAAACGTAAAGAGGTGATGGATTTTTCCAAACCCTACATGGACAATACCTGGAATCTGGTCAGTTTGAAGAGTAGAAATATTGTCATCAAAGACCTCGCCGAAATAAAAAAATATTCCATCGGCTACCCCCGCGGCATGGCCTACAGCGGATTCATCAAGGACAAATGGGAACCACAGGGTGTTTACAAGCTGATCGACGTCAAATTGTATCCAACCTACAATGAGGTCCTTGCCGATCTGAAAAACGGGAAGCTGGATCTGGCCTTTGTGGAAGGCGGGGTTTCCATGGTTTACAAGAAAAAAATGGACATCCAGGACAGCTACGTTTTAACGGGATTCGATGTCTTCGGTTTCGCTTTCCCCAAAGGATCTTCCCTGCGGGAAAACTTCGACCGCTATCTTACCGAACTGGGCCCCGTGAAACTCAAAGCAATCATCGACAAGTGGATGAAATAG
- a CDS encoding NAD(P)/FAD-dependent oxidoreductase, producing MEKADITIIGAGVIGLAIAAEVARPDLNVFILEKNPSHGGGISSRNSEVIHAGIYYPEGSLKASLCVEGRQLLYDMAAGKGIPHKKIGKLIVANRPEEIEELERLFAQGRKNGVASLEMISKNQIARMEPNIQAEAALYSPETGIISAHDLMNLYLARAQAGKAHLVCRTEVLNIERDPGCWRILAKNDWGEDFTFASATVINAAGLTSDTMANLAGGKYHLHYCKGDYCGISGVKPGLTQRLIYPAPLKNHVGLGVHLTMDLNGRLKLGPDATYIDRVEDYSVASEKAALFYEHARKYLPFLKPENVHPDMAGIRPKLQGPRDAFADFVIRGDASGFINLVGIESPGLTASPAIARLVKKMI from the coding sequence ATGGAAAAAGCGGACATCACTATCATCGGAGCCGGTGTTATAGGGCTGGCCATAGCCGCCGAAGTGGCTCGCCCGGATTTAAACGTCTTCATTCTGGAGAAGAATCCATCGCATGGCGGCGGGATCAGTTCCCGCAACAGCGAAGTCATCCACGCGGGAATTTATTATCCGGAAGGGTCGCTCAAGGCCAGCCTGTGCGTTGAAGGCAGACAACTGCTTTATGACATGGCCGCAGGGAAAGGCATTCCCCACAAAAAGATCGGCAAGCTGATTGTGGCGAACAGACCGGAAGAAATCGAAGAACTGGAGCGGCTTTTTGCACAGGGACGCAAAAACGGCGTCGCCTCGCTGGAGATGATCAGCAAAAATCAGATTGCCCGGATGGAGCCGAATATTCAGGCCGAAGCCGCCCTTTACTCTCCGGAAACCGGTATTATCAGCGCTCATGATCTGATGAATCTTTACCTGGCGCGGGCGCAGGCCGGGAAAGCCCATCTGGTCTGCCGGACAGAGGTGCTGAATATTGAACGCGACCCGGGCTGCTGGCGCATCCTGGCTAAAAACGACTGGGGAGAGGATTTCACTTTTGCTTCCGCCACAGTCATCAACGCTGCCGGGCTCACTTCCGACACCATGGCCAATCTGGCGGGCGGCAAATATCACCTGCATTATTGCAAAGGTGATTATTGCGGCATTTCCGGCGTAAAACCCGGGCTTACACAACGGTTGATCTATCCCGCGCCGCTTAAGAACCACGTGGGACTTGGCGTGCATCTCACCATGGATTTAAATGGACGCCTCAAACTTGGGCCGGACGCAACTTACATTGACCGCGTGGAAGACTACAGCGTGGCGTCGGAAAAGGCCGCCCTTTTTTATGAGCATGCCCGAAAATATCTGCCCTTTCTGAAACCGGAAAATGTCCACCCCGACATGGCCGGAATCCGTCCGAAGCTTCAGGGCCCTCGTGATGCGTTTGCCGATTTTGTCATCCGCGGGGACGCGTCCGGTTTTATCAATCTGGTCGGCATTGAATCGCCGGGCCTGACCGCCTCGCCCGCCATCGCCCGTCTTGTTAAGAAAATGATCTGA
- a CDS encoding NAD(P)H oxidoreductase — MNKVLILFAHPRLEKSKTNQALLSGIAKIDGVTFNDLYEQYPDFNIDVDREKELLLANDVIIWHYPLYMYSAPAMLRQWTDLVLEYGWAHGGQGNALKDKIVFNVLTAGGARESYAAGQHNRFTIREFLVPFEQTAALCKMIYLPPFAVHGTHMLTRQQLAEQVALYHELLRRLISGEFSIESIRGYDYLNDWLLTGKG, encoded by the coding sequence ATGAACAAAGTTCTCATCCTTTTTGCCCATCCCCGGCTTGAAAAATCAAAAACCAACCAGGCCCTGCTTTCCGGCATTGCTAAGATTGACGGCGTCACCTTCAATGATCTCTATGAGCAGTATCCCGATTTCAACATAGACGTTGATCGCGAGAAAGAGCTTCTGCTTGCGAACGACGTTATCATCTGGCATTATCCCCTGTATATGTACAGCGCTCCCGCCATGCTCAGACAATGGACGGATCTGGTGCTGGAGTATGGTTGGGCGCACGGCGGCCAGGGGAACGCCCTGAAAGATAAGATCGTCTTTAATGTTCTGACCGCGGGCGGCGCCAGAGAATCCTATGCGGCGGGTCAGCACAATCGATTTACGATTCGGGAATTTCTTGTTCCCTTCGAACAGACCGCCGCGCTCTGCAAAATGATTTATCTGCCGCCTTTTGCCGTCCATGGCACGCACATGCTGACCCGTCAGCAACTGGCTGAACAGGTGGCGCTTTATCATGAATTGCTGAGGCGGCTGATCTCAGGTGAGTTTTCCATAGAATCCATCCGCGGGTATGATTATCTCAATGACTGGCTTTTAACAGGCAAAGGATAA
- a CDS encoding branched-chain amino acid ABC transporter permease: protein MKHWHTLTGYKYFWPVFVLAGLAFCIAVDTFDFVDLYLQLILIYVGINIILTVSLNLINGYMGEFSVGHAGFMAVGAYIASLLTVYVFPQGPAGVLFPLAILAGGVGAALVGFLVAIPSFKTRGDYLAIVTLAFCMIVKSVLENIDAVGGPRGLLGMEKLTTLPWVFFWTALSVWVIRNLVYSNFGRGVLSIREDEIASDLMSVNTRQVKIIAFVVSSFFAGIAGGLFAHALQFINPRMFDILKSTDILIMVYLGGIASISGSILGAVIYTILLEILRPLGIWRMVLMPLMLVLLMIYRPRGIMGLREARLFTSLRDLVTEKIWRQKKKEATDATP from the coding sequence ATGAAACACTGGCATACACTGACCGGATACAAATATTTCTGGCCGGTCTTCGTGCTTGCGGGTCTCGCTTTTTGTATTGCCGTCGACACCTTCGACTTTGTCGATTTATACCTGCAACTGATTTTAATTTACGTGGGCATCAACATCATCCTTACCGTCAGCCTGAATCTGATCAACGGCTACATGGGCGAATTCTCCGTGGGACACGCGGGCTTCATGGCCGTGGGCGCCTACATTGCCTCTCTTTTGACGGTTTATGTTTTCCCGCAGGGCCCGGCAGGCGTTCTTTTCCCGCTGGCGATTCTGGCCGGTGGCGTTGGCGCCGCGCTGGTCGGCTTTCTGGTGGCCATCCCTTCTTTTAAAACACGCGGCGATTATCTGGCCATCGTCACGCTGGCCTTCTGCATGATTGTCAAATCCGTTCTGGAAAACATCGATGCCGTCGGCGGGCCGCGCGGACTTCTGGGCATGGAGAAGCTTACCACCCTGCCCTGGGTATTTTTCTGGACGGCGCTTAGCGTCTGGGTGATCCGCAACCTGGTTTATTCCAATTTCGGCCGCGGCGTTTTATCCATCCGCGAAGATGAAATCGCCAGCGACCTGATGAGCGTCAACACGCGCCAGGTCAAGATCATCGCCTTTGTCGTTTCGTCTTTCTTTGCAGGCATTGCCGGGGGCCTGTTCGCCCACGCGCTGCAGTTTATCAACCCGCGCATGTTCGACATTCTCAAATCCACCGATATTCTGATCATGGTTTATTTAGGCGGCATCGCCTCAATTTCCGGATCGATTCTCGGCGCGGTCATTTATACCATCCTGCTGGAAATCCTGCGTCCCCTGGGCATCTGGCGGATGGTGCTCATGCCGCTCATGCTGGTGCTTTTGATGATCTACCGTCCACGCGGCATCATGGGGCTCCGGGAAGCCCGCCTGTTCACATCGCTTCGCGACCTGGTCACGGAGAAAATCTGGCGGCAGAAGAAAAAGGAGGCCACGGATGCCACTCCTTGA
- the xth gene encoding exodeoxyribonuclease III — protein MKIASYNVNSIRSRLHIVLPWLQNNMPDIFCMQETKVEDAKFPAAEFEALGYTVSFRGNKQYNGVAVASKMKPQKVSFGLPDEPADPDRLACAQFDDLIIINAYVPQGQDVDRPQFAYKLAWLNRLKKYLQKNFKPDQKLILCGDFNVAPGQIDVHDPKRILGHVSFNPEVWKVYEDVVSWGLTDVFRRHHPDEPGQYTFFDYRVRDSVGRNLGWRVDHILATKPTAEASIRCTIDMASRLAEKPSDHAVIYAEWKGKF, from the coding sequence TTGAAGATTGCCTCTTACAATGTCAATTCCATCCGTTCCCGGCTGCATATTGTTTTGCCCTGGCTGCAAAATAATATGCCGGACATTTTCTGCATGCAGGAGACGAAAGTTGAAGACGCCAAGTTCCCCGCCGCAGAGTTTGAAGCGCTGGGTTACACGGTGAGCTTTCGCGGCAACAAGCAATACAATGGCGTGGCCGTTGCCTCCAAAATGAAACCGCAGAAAGTCAGCTTCGGTCTTCCCGATGAACCGGCTGATCCCGACCGCCTGGCCTGCGCGCAATTCGACGACCTGATCATTATCAATGCCTATGTGCCGCAGGGGCAGGATGTTGATCGCCCGCAGTTTGCCTATAAGCTCGCGTGGCTCAATCGCCTGAAAAAATATCTGCAAAAGAATTTCAAGCCGGATCAAAAATTAATTCTGTGCGGTGATTTTAACGTCGCGCCCGGGCAAATCGACGTGCACGATCCCAAACGGATTCTCGGTCATGTTTCGTTTAATCCGGAAGTCTGGAAAGTCTATGAAGATGTTGTTTCCTGGGGATTGACGGATGTGTTTCGAAGGCATCACCCGGATGAACCGGGACAATATACTTTTTTTGATTATCGCGTCCGCGATTCCGTCGGCCGCAATCTGGGCTGGCGGGTTGATCATATTCTGGCAACAAAACCAACGGCTGAGGCATCCATCCGATGCACCATTGACATGGCGTCACGCCTGGCCGAAAAACCGTCTGATCATGCGGTGATCTATGCCGAGTGGAAAGGAAAATTCTGA
- a CDS encoding potassium transporter, whose product MSSAFIQDALIYLAAAVVFVPIAKKLGMGSVLGYLIGGIIIGPFFLGFIGAEGKDIMHFAEFGVVMMLFLIGLELEPTTFWRMRRLILGAGMLQMGATTLLCFAALSMLGFTWQAALACGLALSMSSTAIVMQTLKEKGLAKTESGRSSFAVLLFQDIAVIPILALLPLLAMTGVKPPSGGPASLLTGLSGWTQTLALLAAVNAVVLVGRFVFVPFLRFIARIRLRELFTAAALLIVIATAYLMMLVGLSPALGTFLAGVVLATSEFRHELESDIEPFKGILLGLFFIAVGASINFKLIFDNPLQVAALICGVVAIKSAVLYATGKITRLSFDQNMIFTLGLGQVGEFAFVLFAFIAQLQILSAKWTDMMMGATAISMTITPLLLLINERLILPHFGTKEAAREKEADHIEGGHRVIIAGFGHFGSTIGRFLRANGVEATILDNDSDRVDVLRKMGFTVFYGDATRLDILRSAGADSAEILIAAIDSPEINFDLIEKTKKEFPSLRVMVRAKSRLDAYELLDMGIDDVYRESLDTSVRLGVDVLSKLGFRKYAATRAGQNFIRYDEAALRKLAAHRHDQESYIFNTREQIELQEQLLTVDREAAPNVHDDAWDSEKREE is encoded by the coding sequence ATGAGCAGTGCTTTTATACAGGATGCATTAATCTATCTGGCTGCCGCGGTTGTTTTCGTGCCGATTGCCAAAAAGCTCGGAATGGGCTCCGTGCTGGGCTATCTGATCGGCGGCATTATCATCGGCCCTTTCTTCCTGGGTTTTATCGGCGCGGAAGGCAAGGACATCATGCACTTTGCCGAATTCGGTGTGGTGATGATGCTTTTTCTGATCGGTCTGGAACTGGAGCCCACAACCTTCTGGCGAATGCGCCGGTTGATTCTGGGCGCCGGGATGCTGCAGATGGGCGCAACGACGCTCCTGTGCTTTGCCGCTCTGTCCATGCTTGGCTTTACCTGGCAGGCGGCGCTGGCCTGCGGGCTTGCGCTTTCCATGTCTTCCACGGCCATCGTGATGCAGACGCTCAAGGAAAAAGGGTTGGCCAAAACCGAATCGGGCAGAAGTTCTTTTGCCGTGCTGTTGTTTCAGGACATTGCCGTTATTCCCATTCTGGCGCTTCTGCCGCTTCTGGCGATGACCGGTGTGAAACCGCCTTCGGGAGGGCCGGCGTCACTGCTTACGGGATTATCCGGTTGGACCCAGACGCTGGCGCTGCTCGCTGCCGTCAATGCCGTTGTGCTGGTCGGCCGTTTTGTTTTTGTGCCGTTTCTGCGCTTTATCGCCCGCATCCGCCTTCGGGAGCTCTTTACGGCGGCGGCGCTGCTGATTGTGATTGCCACAGCCTATCTGATGATGCTGGTGGGTCTAAGCCCCGCCCTGGGAACCTTTCTGGCCGGTGTGGTGCTCGCGACGAGCGAATTCCGCCATGAACTGGAAAGCGACATCGAACCTTTCAAAGGCATCCTGCTGGGTTTGTTCTTCATTGCCGTCGGGGCGTCCATTAATTTCAAACTTATTTTTGATAATCCGCTGCAAGTAGCGGCGCTGATCTGCGGTGTTGTTGCGATTAAATCCGCCGTGCTGTATGCAACAGGAAAAATCACCAGGCTTAGTTTTGATCAGAATATGATTTTTACGCTGGGCCTGGGGCAGGTTGGAGAATTTGCCTTTGTTTTGTTCGCGTTTATTGCGCAGCTGCAAATTTTATCTGCAAAATGGACGGATATGATGATGGGAGCAACGGCAATCAGCATGACGATAACGCCGCTGCTTTTACTGATTAACGAGCGCCTGATTCTGCCGCACTTTGGGACAAAGGAAGCGGCCCGGGAGAAAGAAGCGGATCATATCGAAGGCGGGCATCGGGTGATTATCGCGGGCTTCGGCCATTTTGGCAGCACCATCGGAAGGTTTCTGCGGGCAAACGGTGTGGAGGCAACCATCCTGGATAATGATTCGGACCGGGTCGATGTCTTAAGAAAAATGGGTTTTACGGTTTTTTACGGCGACGCGACGCGTTTGGATATTTTAAGATCAGCGGGCGCCGATTCCGCTGAAATTTTAATTGCCGCCATTGATTCGCCGGAAATCAATTTTGATCTGATCGAAAAGACAAAGAAGGAATTCCCCTCTCTCCGGGTAATGGTAAGGGCGAAAAGCCGTTTGGATGCCTATGAACTTCTGGATATGGGCATTGATGATGTTTATCGCGAATCCCTCGACACCTCTGTGCGCCTCGGCGTTGATGTGCTGAGCAAACTGGGCTTCCGCAAATACGCCGCCACCCGCGCCGGTC
- a CDS encoding branched-chain amino acid ABC transporter permease produces MAYIFQQILNALQLGSIYALIALGYTMVYGILTMINFAHGDLFMVGAFFCFIIAVYLHLSFVPTLLLSMLGVAFLGVVIERFAYKPLRNAPRVSAIITALGVGLFLENFTLALSPYPKHIPPLLENVTWTVGSLSLSSLQIIVIVLSLCLMLILDFVVQHTKAGMAMRAISWDKTIVPLMGVPVNKIISLTFAIGTGLGGAAGVMYGLAYPVIDPYMGIMVGWKAFICAVVGGIGNIRGAMIGGFILGGVEIMVAAFFPSTYRDFVAFTLLLILLIVRPYGILGKPHPQKV; encoded by the coding sequence ATGGCTTATATTTTTCAACAGATTCTTAATGCCCTGCAGCTGGGGAGCATCTATGCGCTGATTGCGCTGGGCTACACCATGGTCTATGGCATTCTGACCATGATCAACTTCGCCCACGGCGATCTGTTCATGGTCGGCGCTTTCTTCTGCTTTATTATTGCCGTCTATCTCCATCTGTCCTTTGTCCCGACGCTGCTTTTATCCATGCTGGGGGTGGCCTTCCTGGGTGTGGTCATTGAGCGCTTCGCCTACAAACCGCTGCGCAACGCTCCGCGTGTTTCCGCCATTATCACCGCTCTGGGCGTCGGCCTCTTTCTGGAAAACTTCACACTGGCGCTTTCGCCCTATCCCAAACATATTCCGCCGCTCCTCGAAAACGTCACCTGGACGGTCGGCTCACTTTCCCTTTCTTCCCTGCAGATTATCGTCATTGTCCTATCGCTTTGCCTGATGCTGATTCTGGATTTTGTCGTGCAGCACACCAAAGCAGGCATGGCCATGCGCGCCATTTCATGGGACAAGACCATTGTCCCGCTGATGGGCGTGCCGGTCAATAAAATCATCTCGCTGACCTTTGCCATCGGCACGGGTTTGGGCGGCGCGGCAGGCGTCATGTATGGACTGGCCTATCCGGTAATTGATCCCTACATGGGCATCATGGTCGGCTGGAAAGCGTTTATCTGCGCCGTTGTGGGCGGTATCGGCAATATCCGCGGCGCCATGATCGGCGGCTTTATTCTGGGCGGTGTGGAAATCATGGTCGCCGCATTCTTCCCCTCCACCTACCGCGACTTTGTGGCCTTTACGCTGCTGCTTATTCTGTTGATTGTCAGGCCCTACGGCATTCTGGGCAAGCCCCATCCGCAAAAGGTATAA
- a CDS encoding amino acid ABC transporter ATP-binding protein, with protein MTFWDILMVLAKGAGYTILVTIASIGAGLAIGLLMAVLSRLHWKPVALFLAAYIYVFRSVPVLVLLFIVFFGLPGIGVRIPPFTSMVLSLGFVSGAYLAEIFRGAISAVDRDEILAAEAMGMNRMQSFLYIILPQMFRMSIPGMINEFTSVLKYTPFAYTVGIPEIMKEAMSLTAVTLRGLEIYLAVGMIYFVIYKLFVMLFMALEKKFRIPGLAAG; from the coding sequence ATGACATTCTGGGATATCTTAATGGTTCTGGCCAAAGGCGCGGGATATACGATCCTGGTGACGATAGCCAGTATCGGGGCCGGCCTGGCCATTGGACTGTTAATGGCGGTTTTGAGCAGATTGCACTGGAAGCCTGTCGCGCTTTTCCTGGCCGCTTATATCTATGTTTTCCGCTCGGTCCCCGTTCTGGTCCTTCTTTTTATCGTCTTTTTCGGTCTGCCGGGCATCGGCGTCCGGATTCCACCATTCACGTCGATGGTCTTGAGCCTGGGGTTTGTCTCCGGAGCGTATCTCGCGGAAATATTCCGGGGGGCCATATCCGCCGTGGATCGGGATGAAATCCTGGCTGCCGAAGCCATGGGCATGAACCGGATGCAGAGTTTTCTCTACATCATTCTTCCGCAGATGTTCAGAATGTCCATTCCGGGCATGATCAATGAATTTACCTCCGTTTTGAAGTATACACCTTTCGCTTACACCGTGGGGATCCCCGAAATCATGAAAGAGGCCATGAGTCTTACCGCCGTGACCCTGCGGGGGCTTGAAATCTATCTGGCCGTCGGGATGATCTACTTTGTCATCTACAAGTTGTTTGTGATGCTTTTTATGGCGCTTGAGAAAAAATTCCGGATCCCCGGACTGGCTGCGGGATGA
- a CDS encoding ethanolamine utilization protein EutJ produces MKKSVVLIILLVIFSLGVCGCGKEDSSQIKVGIIAELTGDIPAVGASCKNAAEMAAAEVNDAGGIQLGDKKYKIKLIIEDNAGKADQSASSAQKLITQNKVLAIIGPNASRYALPAAEIAETGKVVLITPWSTAPKATLSSKTNASKKYVFRACFIDPFQGGVLAKFTLDNLKLKKAAVLYDVASEYNKGIAEIFKDVYEKNGGKVVAFETYTTNDKDFSSQLTKIKKAGPDIIFLPNYYSEVPLQIQQAKRLGITVPFIGADAWGSSELIKLCGADCNDYYFSTHYAADAATETTKKFIANYKAKYNSTPDDVAALTYDSFGLLLQALKTAGKNDRQAVRDALAKIPQYEGVTGNMQFKEGSGDPIKSAVILKIKDGKFTWFANAKP; encoded by the coding sequence ATGAAAAAATCAGTTGTTTTAATTATTCTTCTGGTGATTTTCTCTCTGGGTGTTTGCGGTTGTGGCAAAGAAGATTCTTCCCAGATTAAAGTCGGCATCATTGCTGAACTGACCGGCGATATTCCGGCCGTGGGCGCCTCCTGCAAAAACGCGGCGGAAATGGCCGCGGCGGAAGTCAACGACGCGGGCGGCATTCAGCTGGGCGACAAAAAATATAAAATCAAATTAATCATCGAAGATAATGCCGGAAAGGCCGATCAATCAGCGTCCTCCGCGCAGAAGCTGATTACGCAAAATAAAGTTCTCGCCATCATCGGCCCCAATGCCAGCCGCTACGCGCTGCCTGCCGCGGAAATCGCTGAAACCGGCAAAGTGGTTTTAATCACCCCCTGGTCCACCGCGCCGAAAGCCACGCTTTCTTCCAAAACCAACGCCTCTAAAAAATATGTTTTTCGGGCCTGCTTTATCGATCCGTTCCAGGGAGGGGTCCTGGCTAAATTCACACTGGACAATCTGAAGCTGAAGAAAGCAGCGGTCCTTTATGACGTGGCTTCCGAATACAACAAGGGCATCGCCGAAATCTTCAAGGATGTTTATGAGAAAAACGGCGGAAAGGTTGTCGCGTTTGAAACCTACACAACCAATGACAAGGACTTTTCATCGCAGCTCACGAAGATCAAAAAGGCCGGACCGGACATTATCTTCCTGCCCAACTATTACAGCGAAGTGCCGCTGCAGATCCAGCAGGCCAAGCGACTGGGCATCACCGTCCCGTTTATCGGCGCCGATGCCTGGGGAAGCTCGGAGCTGATCAAACTTTGCGGCGCTGACTGCAACGATTATTATTTCAGCACGCATTATGCCGCCGACGCCGCAACGGAGACCACCAAAAAATTCATTGCGAACTACAAGGCCAAATACAATTCCACACCCGATGACGTAGCCGCGCTGACCTACGATTCATTCGGCCTTTTGCTGCAGGCACTCAAAACCGCAGGAAAGAACGACCGTCAGGCCGTCCGCGACGCGCTGGCTAAAATCCCGCAGTATGAGGGCGTGACGGGCAACATGCAGTTTAAGGAAGGCTCCGGCGACCCGATCAAAAGCGCCGTTATTTTAAAAATTAAAGATGGGAAGTTTACGTGGTTTGCCAACGCCAAACCCTGA
- a CDS encoding amino acid ABC transporter ATP-binding protein, protein MALLEVKNLVKKFDDKDVLKGINVALHEGQSKVVMGSSGCGKSTLLRCLNLLVQPTSGQIIFKGEDITRPEVDVRKLRQDIGFVFQHFALYRHLTVQDNVTLGLRKLKKMPVKAAVEKALYELERVDMIEHRNKYPAQLSGGQKQRVAIVRALAMDPAVIFLDEPTSALDPQMTREVVTVINKLYLDNITMLCVTHDAFLAKYISDSIVFMDEGVVVAEDIAERLFYDHPDPRVRQFFLSVIDHR, encoded by the coding sequence ATGGCCCTGCTTGAAGTTAAAAATCTGGTAAAAAAATTTGATGATAAGGATGTCCTCAAAGGGATCAACGTGGCGCTTCATGAAGGTCAATCCAAAGTCGTGATGGGATCGTCGGGATGCGGCAAATCCACCCTGCTTCGCTGTTTGAACCTTCTTGTCCAGCCGACGTCGGGACAGATCATCTTCAAGGGTGAGGATATTACCCGTCCGGAAGTGGATGTCCGCAAGCTGCGCCAGGATATCGGATTTGTGTTTCAGCATTTTGCCCTGTACCGGCATCTGACGGTGCAGGACAACGTCACCCTGGGGCTTCGCAAGCTCAAGAAAATGCCGGTCAAAGCAGCCGTTGAGAAAGCCTTATACGAACTGGAACGCGTGGACATGATCGAACACCGGAACAAATATCCCGCGCAGCTTTCCGGCGGGCAGAAGCAGCGGGTAGCCATCGTCCGGGCGCTGGCCATGGACCCTGCGGTGATTTTTCTTGATGAACCGACGTCCGCGCTTGATCCGCAAATGACCCGGGAAGTGGTCACGGTCATCAACAAACTCTATCTGGACAACATCACCATGCTTTGCGTCACCCATGATGCCTTTCTGGCCAAATACATTTCCGACAGCATTGTTTTTATGGATGAAGGGGTGGTCGTGGCGGAGGATATTGCCGAGCGGCTCTTTTATGATCACCCGGATCCGCGCGTCAGGCAGTTTTTCCTGAGCGTGATCGACCACAGGTGA
- a CDS encoding molybdopterin converting factor gives MVDEWLKEIKKSCPPDQLGMILVHNGIVRATSKQGEPVLSMNLSYDKVALEKAVQRFKSVNGIVDIRARINEGALKIGDDIMYVCVAGRFRKDVLPVFQELIALIKTEIVKEEEL, from the coding sequence ATGGTTGACGAGTGGCTCAAAGAGATAAAGAAATCGTGCCCGCCCGACCAGCTCGGGATGATCCTGGTGCATAACGGCATTGTGCGGGCGACATCCAAGCAGGGCGAACCTGTCTTGAGTATGAACCTTTCTTATGACAAGGTCGCGCTGGAAAAAGCGGTGCAGCGCTTTAAAAGCGTGAACGGAATTGTGGATATTCGGGCCCGGATCAATGAAGGGGCTCTGAAAATCGGCGACGATATCATGTATGTCTGTGTAGCGGGAAGATTTCGCAAGGACGTTCTGCCGGTTTTTCAGGAGTTGATTGCCCTGATCAAGACGGAAATTGTGAAAGAAGAGGAACTCTGA
- a CDS encoding amino acid ABC transporter permease, with protein sequence MDALIKDLIAYSPQIMAGLKNTLLLMVIMSVTGLLGGIAVFYLTLSRTNAVRTWTERYISFFIGTPLLVHLFLMYYGLPQFGVHLSSFTVCVIGFTLNVSAYNARYLMTAYHGLDRMELEAAQTQGFTHPEIFRLIILPQVMRLSVPSLTNQIIQNLKDTSVAFLIQFPDFFAQMQEIASTNFQFFKTYMAAGLVYLVMVSIIVIAARRLERRISLPGFQT encoded by the coding sequence ATGGACGCTTTAATCAAAGACCTGATCGCTTATTCACCCCAGATCATGGCCGGCCTGAAAAACACGCTGCTCCTCATGGTCATCATGTCGGTCACGGGACTGTTGGGCGGGATCGCTGTCTTTTACCTGACCCTCAGCAGGACGAATGCTGTGCGGACATGGACGGAACGTTACATCTCCTTCTTCATCGGGACGCCGCTGCTGGTCCATCTTTTTCTAATGTATTACGGATTGCCCCAATTCGGAGTTCATTTGTCGTCGTTCACCGTTTGCGTCATCGGCTTTACTCTGAATGTATCGGCCTATAACGCGAGGTACCTGATGACCGCCTATCACGGTTTGGACAGAATGGAGCTGGAAGCCGCCCAGACCCAGGGCTTTACGCATCCCGAAATATTCCGTTTGATTATTCTGCCGCAGGTGATGCGCCTGTCCGTCCCGTCATTGACCAACCAGATCATCCAGAATCTTAAAGATACGTCCGTCGCCTTCCTCATCCAGTTCCCTGATTTTTTTGCCCAGATGCAGGAAATCGCTTCAACCAACTTCCAGTTTTTCAAAACATATATGGCAGCCGGACTGGTTTATCTGGTGATGGTTTCGATCATTGTCATCGCGGCGCGGCGGCTGGAACGTCGCATCAGTCTGCCAGGTTTCCAGACCTGA